In Methylobacterium aquaticum, the following are encoded in one genomic region:
- the pcaH gene encoding protocatechuate 3,4-dioxygenase subunit beta, whose protein sequence is MTHADSEFLQRDRSIHPPAFTPDYKTSVLRSPRRAMLSLQSSLSEVTGPTFGHSELGALDNDLILNYAREGEPIGERIFVHGHVRDENGRGIPHTLVEFWQANAGGRYRHRNDRYLAPIDPNFGGCGRTITDEHGFYYFRTIKPGPYPWRNNLNSWRPAHIHFSVFGSGFAQRLITQMYFEGDPLIWRDPMVLGIPDRSAAERLIAPLDLGAAVPLDMLAYKFDIVLRGRQQTLFENKLQGN, encoded by the coding sequence ATGACCCACGCCGACAGCGAGTTCCTGCAACGGGACCGCTCGATCCACCCACCGGCCTTCACGCCGGACTACAAGACCAGCGTGCTGCGCTCGCCGCGTCGCGCCATGCTGTCGCTGCAATCCTCCCTGTCGGAGGTGACCGGCCCGACCTTCGGCCATTCCGAGCTCGGGGCCCTCGATAACGACCTGATCCTCAACTACGCCCGCGAGGGCGAGCCGATCGGCGAGCGGATCTTCGTCCACGGCCATGTCCGCGACGAGAACGGGCGCGGCATCCCCCACACCCTGGTCGAGTTCTGGCAGGCCAATGCGGGCGGGCGCTACCGCCACCGCAACGACCGCTACCTCGCGCCGATCGACCCGAATTTCGGCGGCTGCGGCCGCACGATCACCGACGAGCACGGCTTCTACTACTTCCGCACGATCAAGCCCGGGCCCTATCCCTGGCGCAACAACCTCAATTCCTGGCGCCCGGCGCATATCCACTTCTCGGTGTTCGGCTCGGGCTTCGCCCAGCGCCTCATCACCCAGATGTATTTCGAGGGCGACCCGCTGATCTGGCGCGACCCGATGGTGCTCGGCATCCCCGACCGCTCGGCCGCCGAGCGCCTGATCGCCCCCCTCGACCTCGGCGCCGCGGTGCCGCTCGACATGCTCGCCTACAAGTTCGACATCGTGCTGCGCGGCCGCCAGCAGACGCTGTTCGAGAACAAGCTTCAGGGGAACTGA
- a CDS encoding IclR family transcriptional regulator C-terminal domain-containing protein, whose product MQDTNTPGAAAMAANIVHPQTGRAIGNLSVAGPSLRLGEAQRDAIAPELIAAAADLSSVGAFSEYLGALGGRAAVTPG is encoded by the coding sequence GTGCAGGACACCAACACGCCGGGCGCCGCCGCGATGGCGGCCAACATCGTGCATCCGCAGACCGGCCGGGCGATCGGCAATCTCAGCGTCGCCGGCCCGAGCCTGCGCCTCGGCGAGGCGCAACGCGACGCGATCGCGCCCGAGCTCATCGCGGCCGCCGCCGACCTGTCCTCGGTCGGCGCCTTCTCCGAGTATCTCGGGGCGCTCGGCGGCCGGGCCGCCGTCACGCCCGGATGA